A DNA window from Camelina sativa cultivar DH55 chromosome 13, Cs, whole genome shotgun sequence contains the following coding sequences:
- the LOC104734870 gene encoding LOW QUALITY PROTEIN: GDSL esterase/lipase At5g08460-like (The sequence of the model RefSeq protein was modified relative to this genomic sequence to represent the inferred CDS: deleted 1 base in 1 codon), which produces MHESEIFKFKDIVMSSFAVHSLVLVSWFVVVAVLAGGEDSSDTAMFPAMFVFGDSLVDNGNNNHLNSLARSNYLPYGIDFAGNQPTGRFCNGKTIVDFVGELLGLPDIPAFMDTVDGEVDISRGVNYASAAGGILEETGRQLGERFSMARQVENFEKTLVEITRMSRSESVKEYMAKSLVVVSLGNNDYINNYLKPSLFLTSSIYDPTSFADLLVSNFTTHLLELYGKGFRKFVLAGVGPLGCIPDQLAARAAPPGECVEAVNEMAELFNNRLISLVDRLNSDNKTASEGIFVYGNTYGAAVDILTNPFAYGFEVTDRGCCGVGRNRGEITCLPLAVPCAFRDRHVFWDAFHPTEAFNLIIARRAFNGSKSDCYPINLSQLSRL; this is translated from the exons ATGCATGAGAgtgaaatattcaaa tttaaagacATAGTCATGTCGTCTTTCGCAGTACACTCCTTAGTACTTGTATCATGGTTTGTAGTAGTAGCAGTACTCGCCGGTGGAGAAGACTCATCGGACACGGCAATGTTTCCGGCGATGTTTGTGTTCGGAGACTCGTTGGTGGACAATGGAAACAATAACCACTTGAACTCACTGGCTAGGTCCAACTATCTCCCTTACGGCATTGATTTCGCCGGAAACCAACCTACCGGTCGCTTCTGTAACGGCAAAACCATCGTCGATTTCGTCG GAGAGTTGCTAGGGTTGCCAGATATACCGGCGTTTATGGATACGGTGGACGGAGAAGTTGATATTAGCCGGGGAGTGAACTATGCCTCGGCTGCCGGAGGAATCTTAGAAGAAACCGGTCGCCAATTG GGAGAGAGATTCAGCATGGCAAGACAAGTGGAGAACTTCGAGAAGACATTAGTGGAGATAACTAGGATGAGTAGATCAGAGTCAGTAAAGGAGTATATGGCAAAGTCATTGGTGGTGGTGTCATTGGGGAACAATGACTACATCAACAATTATCTAAAACCATCGCTTTTCCTCACAAGCTCCATTTACGATCCTACTTCTTTCGCCGACCTACTTGTCTCCAACTTTACCACTCATCTCCTT GAGTTGTATGGAAAggggtttaggaaatttgtacTAGCCGGTGTGGGTCCATTGGGTTGTATACCGGACCAACTAGCAGCCCGAGCGGCTCCACCAGGTGAATGTGTGGAGGCGGTTAACGAGATGGCTGAACTTTTCAACAACCGCCTCATATCGCTGGTGGATCGTCTCAACTCCGACAACAAAACCGCCAGTGAAGGCATCTTTGTATACGGCAACACATATGGAGCCGCCGTGGATATCCTCACCAACCCTTTTGCTTACG GATTCGAAGTGACGGATAGAGGATGCTGTGGAGTAGGGAGAAACCGGGGTGAAATAACGTGTTTGCCACTAGCGGTACCATGTGCTTTCAGAGACCGGCACGTGTTCTGGGATGCATTTCACCCAACAGAAGCTTTTAATCTCATAATTGCTCGTAGAGCCTTTAATGGTTCCAAATCCGATTGTTACCCCATTAACCTTTCTCAACTCTCTCGTCTCTAA